In Labilibaculum sp. DW002, the genomic window TAGAGGAAGTAATAACGGGTAAAGAACCAATTACCAAAGAAAAAATTGAAGCAAAGTTAAAGGAGTTTATTGTTTCACGTGGTAGAAGTGAAAGGGTAAAACTTGCTCTTGGGGTTATTAAACCTGAAGTGAATGGTGAAACTGACGTTGTATTTCAAGTTAGCAATCCCCTACAGGAAGATGATGTTAATTCTGCAGTAAATGAAGTAAAGAATTATTTGCGAAGAGAATTGAATAATTCTAATATCGAAATAACTGTTAAAATTACAAAAGCAAAACTTTCAAAAAAGGTCTACACAGAAACAGATCGATTTAATTATTTATGCGAGAAAAATCCGGCTTTAGGATTGCTTAAGCAGAAATTATCCCTTGATTTTGAATAAAATTGAAAAAACATGATTTACAGCATATATATAACCGCTTAAATAAGGCTTCTGTTTTTGTACAGGAGCCTTGTTTTTAGCATGTTATCATTAAAGAAAAAAATCGTTAAAAAAAAAGCACTTTTTTATCCTGAAATAAAAAAAATCTATATGTTTACCCTCGAATTAAACGCTGTTTAATTCACAAGAAAAACAGACAATCAAGTTTTATTTTTTAATTAAAAATTACCAAAACACCAACTGACATGGCAACAACATCAAAAATCATCTACACTAAGATTGATGAAGCACCGGCCCTAGCAACGTATTCATTATTGCCTATTATTAAGGCATTCGTTGAGGCGTCAGGTATCGAAGTTGAGACCAAGGATATTTCTCTTGCAGGGAGAATTATCGCTAACTTTCCAGAGAATTTGACTGAAGATCAAAAGATCTCTGATTACCTAACAGAACTAGGTGATTTAGCAAAAACTCCAGAGGCTAACATTATTAAGTTGCCAAACATCAGTGCGTCAATCCCTCAGCTTAAAGCTGCTATTGCAGAATTACAAGCTAAAGGTTACAACTTACCTAACTATCCAGAGGAAGCTACAACTGAAGAAGACAAAGCATTACAAGCTCGTTTTGCTAAAGTTCTTGGTTCAGCAGTTAACCCTGTTTTACGTGAAGGTAACTCAGACCGTCGTTCAGCTGCTTCAGTTAAGAAGTATGCTCAAAACAACCCTCACCGTATGGGTAAATGGTCTGCTGATTCTAAAGCACACGTTGCTCACATGACAGGTGGTGATTTTTATGGTTCTGAGAAATCAGTAACTATGGAAAATGCAACTGATGTGCGCATTGAGTATGTTGACAATGCAGGAATTGTTTCTGTATTGAAAGAGAAGCAAGAGCTATTGGCTGGTGAAGTTGCTGATACTTCAGTAATGAACGTGAAAGCTTTACGTGCTTTCTATGCAAAAGAAATTGCAGCTGCGAAAGAAGAAGGTTTACTATGGTCGCTTCACTTGAAAGCTACTATGATGAAGATTTCTGATCCTGTGATGTTTAAGCATGCAGTAGAGGTATTCTACGAAGAAGCTATCGCTAAGCACGCTGATACAATCAAAGAATTAGGCGTAAACTTCAACAATGGTTTAGGTGACCTTTATAATAAAATTCAAAATCTTCCTGAAGCTAAGAGAACTGAAATCGAAGCGGATATCATGGAGGTTTACAAGTCTCGTCCTGATATGGCAATGGTTGATTCTGACAAAGGAATCACTAACCTACATGTACCAAATAACGTAATTATTGATGCTTCAATGCCGGTAGTTGTTCGTGATGGTGGTAAAATGTGGAATCCAGCAGGCGAGTTACAAGATACCAAAGCATTGATTCCGGATCGTTCTTACGCTAGAATGTTCCAGGTTTGTTTCGATGACTGTAAGAAAAATGGAGCTTACGACGTAGCAACTATGGGTTCTGTATCAAACGTTGGTTTGATGGCTCAAAAAGCTGAAGAGTATGGTTCTCATGACAAGACTTTCATGGCTCAGGGCGAAGGTGTTATTCGCGTTGTAGAATTTGACGGAACTGTTGTAATGGAGCAGGCTGTTGAAGAAGGTGATATTTTCAGAATGTGTCAGGTTAAGGATGCACCTATTCAGGATTGGGTTAAATTAGCTGTAAACAGAGCTAAAGCAACTCAAACTCCGGCTATTTTCTGGTTAGACGAGAACAGAGCTCACGATGCTCAGATCATCGCTAAAGTAAATGCTTACTTACCAAATCACGATACAACAGGATTGGATATTCGTATTCTTGCTCCAGTTGATGCTATTGAGTTCTCATTAGAGCGTATCAGAAAAGGTTTAGATACGATTTCAGTTTCTGGTAACGTATTACGTGATTACTTAACTGACCTTTTCCCAATTATCGAGTTAGGTACTTCTTCTAAGATGTTATCTATCGTTCCATTGATGAATGGTGGTGGATTATTCGAAACTGGTGCAGGTGGATCAGCTCCTAAGCACGTTCAGCAGTTCGAGAAAGAGAATCACTTACGTTGGGACTCATTGGGTGAATTCCTTGCTCTAGGTGTTTCTTTCGAGCACTTAGCTGAATATGCTAACAATAAAGAAGCTAAATTATTCGCTGAGACACTTGATTTAGGTGTAACTAAATTCTTAGCTGAGAGAAAATCACCTTCTCGTAAAGTAAACGAGTTGGATAACCGTGGTTCTCATTTCTATTTAGCAATGTACTGGGCTGAGGCTCTTGCTTCTCAAGATAAGGATGCTGAATTGAAAGCAACATTTACTAAAGTTGCTGCTGATATGAAAGCTAACGAAGTTAAGATTATAGCTGAGTTGAACGATGCTCAAGGTGAGCCAATGAACATTGGCGGTTACTTTATGCCAAATGAGGAATTAGCTTCTAAAGCGATGCGTCCTTCTGCAACTCTAAATGCAATTATCGACGCTATCTAATCGGTAGTATCGATTTATATATTGAAAGGCCTTCCATTTGGGAGGCCTTTTTTTATGGTATGTCTCGTCCTAAAATAAGTTGACACAAATGTGATTATTACTTAATTGCCATACAAATGTCTGATATTAAGTCTTTAGGTTCGGTTTCCATTGGGCTGTTTCTGTAAAATTCCATTGGTGGAATCTTTTTGTTTTGCTTAAACTCTTTTGCTCTGTCCATGGCCATAATCGCACTCCATCCATTACCCGACAATTCGTAAGGACCTATGTGCCGTACTGTATGCACTTTGGTAGCAGGAAGACTGCCTTTAATCATTCCGGCAGGTATGCTTTGTGGATCTGATTTGATTCCAACACCGCTGGTGTATATGACTCTGTTCTTATTAAAATCGAATTTGTGATAAATTGAGAACCAATCGCATGTGACATTGTCCTCATTTTCTTTGGCAAAATCAGTTAGTTTTTTGAAATCTTCAGACATGACTTCACCAATATTGTCGATTGTACATTCATTTTTTATTCCAACAAATTGACAACCTTCAAATTGAGATTCACCAAGAAATTCCAGTTTAGCTTCAATCTCGCCTTTCTCAATATAATCTTTCAGCATGAGTAAACCACGGTCGTAATCCATTCCAATCAAGCGTTCCATCATTTTTTTCATCCAGAACATGAAAAATGGTAAGGAACTATCCATTGTCCAGCTTAGCTTGGTACTGTTCTCATCTATCTTCTCAAGAATAAAGTCGGTTTTAGCTTGCGATTTCCAAGGCTTCAGAAACTTTAAGTCATAATTAATCACTGTATCACTTTCAGCAATCACTTTAATGATTCCCGATCCAATACGTTTACCTTCCCATTCATGGGTTTTTCCATCGAGCGAAATGCTCACCTTTGCTTCTGGCTCAAGAATAAACCATGGCGACCAGGGTTTCCAATAATTGAAGTCGGTGATGACACTTTTAACTTTCTCAGCGCTTGCAGCGATTGTTATCGATTTTTCTACACGAGTTCTAGGCATAGAATTGGGTATTTAGTTAATTCGGTTAAAAGGATTTCATTCAAAAATGAATTTCTATTAAAGTTAAAGAGAAAAAGAATTCATTTTAAGTATATGTAGGACTAGCTTTTTTGGTATTTCTCGCAAATATTTTGAATCATTTCAAGCAATATGGTATTTAAGCCAATGGGGAAAACGATTTCAACCTTTGCCGACATCGTTAAAATCCACTTTGCAAATCCATTTAAATCTGGATTTAGGAATTTCATCGTAATTTTGCTTCCCTTTTTTTCTTCATTTAAAAAGCCATACCAATATTTTGATTCCTGTATTTCAAGAGATAATGGTTCACTTATTTTAATTTCAATTTCAAAATACTGATGCTGCTCTTTTTCTCTTTCCAAATATTCGTCGAATGCTTTGTCTAATTTTTTATTGTAGGTTTCATTACTTATCTCTAACTCCCTTATTCTATCTAACCTAAAATCGCGATAAGCTTGTCGTAATTTGCAGTAAGCTATTAAATGCCAGTTTAAGGCATAGTATAACAAGCCAATGGGTTCAACATCACGTGTAGAGAGTATTTGATTGTATTTTGCAAAATAAGCTATCTTCAGGACTCTTTTATTCACTAAAGCTTGCTGAATATCATGTAGATAAATTGAATCTCTTTGGGGAATTTCGGAAATGCCCGTAAATACCTTAACCGAATGATCCAGTTTTTCTAGTAACTCTTTGTCCTCGGCTTTCATTACCGATTTTATTTTGTACAGAGCATCCTGAAAGGCATGATCTACATTTTTATCAGATAAATGTGGAATGATTTTGCCTGCCATTAATATTGCTGAAGCTTCCTCTGTCGTAAACATGATGGGTGGAAGTGTATAATTATCATCTAAAAAATAGCCAACACCAGCTTCGGCTCCAATGGGAATGCCACCTTCTTCAAGAGCTCGTATATCGCGGTACACGGTTCTTAAACTTATCTCAAACCTATCTGCTATTTCTTGTGCTTTTACGACCTTTTTTGTTTGCAGTTGCGTTAAAATTGCCTGTAATCTGTCTATTCTATTCACAACGCTTTCTTGCTTTAGGTTTACTACTAAAAGGGTAATCCTGGAATACCAATTTCTTTATGAAATAAATATTCCAGGATAATTTGAGCTATGCTATTTAATTCGCCTGAAATTGAATTTCTGTAATATTATTCGCCAAGTTATCGAAATCGCAATTGATATACAGTTCTCGACAGGATTTCTTTGGTTCTATAAGACAGGTTTTCATTTCTTCCGTTAAAGTTTCGTACGAGTCTTTAAGCTTATCCCAGGCACCCAAATGGGTTTTCTTAACATGTACATATTCTTCAAGCTTTTCCAATTTAAATTTATCACTCTTAAATGAATTACCAAATGTTGCGACAGGTAAACAAATTTTCAAATCGAATTCAGCTTCCATATCACAGGTTTCCCAAGTGTAAATCCAGCATTGTGGTCCTGCCGGATGCAGGCCAGCCTGTACGGCTTCCTTCACGATTGCTTGAGGAAAATCTTCTATATCCTTCATTAAATCTTTAAATGTTGTTTTAATTTCTTTTGACACGACTGTCATTGCTGGGGCTGTCTGTTTTTCCATAATTTCAATATTTAAATTAACAATGGTACAAACATAAATGGCCGTTGTGACAGCAGTATGTCAGTAGGAAATTTGAATTGAAATATTTATAGTTTACTAAATAGGCTTTTTTATTTCACAGCCAATGTCCATATAGCTACAAACGTGGTTGGCAAAACCGTAACCCGCTTCAGAATAAATATCATAAACTGCATCAACATCCATTTTCTCAAGCTGTTTACGCTCATCTTCAAATCGAGCTATTGCTGCTATGCTTCCTTCGTAGGTAGTTGATTTTAATCGTTGAATAGCAAATACATTTGACTTGTGATCATTCATACAAAGCATGATAAGTCTTACATTACAATGATTTGATGTTTCAAATATACTTTCCCAAAATTCACTATCAGCCGCATCATCTTGCTGAACCAATTTGCCCTCTTTTTTTAATCTTTGAACTACATCATAGTTGTAATCCAATCCAAGCACTTTTCGGCCATGGATTTGATTCAATTGGTTGTAAACAGATAATCCTAACTTACCCATTCCAAAAACTAAGATTTCAGCATTACCAATATCGAAAGTCTTATCGTAAATCAAGCGTTTTTTAGTCTCAAATTTTCGCAAGTAATCTTTTACCCAATGATAAATTTTATGGGCTTGTGAATTAAGTGGGGTAGATATAATAAATGTAATGGCAACAGCAATGGCAATGGTAACTAGCCAATCAGAAGGAATATGGTTTTTAGCAACTGCAATTGAAGCTACAATTAAACCAAACTCACTGAAATTAGCGAGGGTTAAGGAGGTAAATAAAGATGTTCTGGCACGAACTCTGAATCGCGTTAAAACAAAGAAGTATAGAATTACTTTTAGATTGATAAGCAAGGCTAGAATAAATGCTACTTCTAACATTTGAAAACTTGGTAAACCCATTAAACCAATAGATAGAAAAAATCCGATAAGGAAAATATCCTTAAAGTTTAGAAGTGAATCTGCAAGTTCTTTGGCTTTTTTATGATTCGAAATCAACATGCCGACAATTAATGCACCCAAATCAGCCTTTAAACCAACATATTTAAAGACTTCTGCACCTACCACTAAAGCTAAAAAGAAACCATAAAGAACGAGAATCTCACCGTGGCCAATTTTATCTAAAATGAGTAACAATAAGGGGCGAATAATTACGAATAATACAGGCAAGCCAATTGCATATATAGAAGGCAACTTACCTGCCACTATTACAATGTATAGAACAGCGAAAATATCTTGAATAATTAATATTCCAATAGAAAGTACTCCATATGCAGATTTCAATTCACTTTTGTCCTCAAGAATCTTTACAGCATAAATCGTACTGGAGAAGCTGAGCGCAAACCCGATTATTAGTGCTTGTTTCCAGTCAAAGTTTGTGAAAATAGTTATAGATGTATAGCTCAATCCAAATAAGATGGCACCTAAAGTTAAAGTTACCAGTAACATATGAATTGAAGCTCCGCCCCAAACTTCCCTATGTAGTAAGTCTTTTATTCTCAATTTGAGACCGATGGTGAACAACAGTAAAGTAATTCCAAGTTCTGAAATGCTTTGAATTAATTCATTTGATTCAGCACCAAAATATTTAAGAGTAAAGCCTGCAATTAGATAGCCAATTAAGGGTGGTAATCCAACTAACTTTACAAGAAGTCCTAATGCAAAAGCAATAGCTAGCCAAAGTGGATCCATAGTAGTTGATTTGTGGTTATTTCCGCGTTTTGTAACGGAATACTAAAAATAGAGATAAATTTTAAGAGATAAAGGAGTATTGCATTCTATTTTTAAGAAAGTTTCTTAAAGAAAAATGGGACATCCTTTGTTTAGGATGTCCCATTTTCACACTTTATTTACCACAGTTTGCAATGGAGTAAAATTTAAGAATTTAATTGACCTATTGATTTGTAATATTTCGCTATGCTTGTTTTAACTTTCGTTTTGGCATTTATAAAATTAGCATGCGATTGTTGCCATTGTAATTGAGCGTTTAAAAGCTCTCTGGTTGTAGATACACCTTGTTTTAACCTATTACGTTCCAGCTTTAAATTCTCATTCGCCTGTTCTAAAGACGTTTCTGTAAAATCTAATTTTATCAGAGATTCCTTTAGTTTAAAAATAGCCTGATGAATTTCTAGGGTCATTAATTCAGTACTTTGATCTAATTCATATTCGGCTTTTTCAATATTCCTCTGCTCAATGTGTTTTTTTAGTTTTTTTTCACCCCAATGAAAAACAGGAATACTTAAAGATACTCCTGCATTAAATGTAAAATCATTCTTTTGTTTCCCATAATGATCTGGATTTTGAGAAACATAGTTTGCGAAAGAAACCAATTGTGGCAAATAATCAGCACTAACCAATTTTTTCTGAGTTTTTGACATCTCTAACTGAGTGTTTAACATCTTAACTTCTGATCTACCCAAAAGCTGTTTTTCATCGAATGATATATCTGATAAATGGTTTGGAATGATAATAATAGAATCTTGAATTTGAAGGGTAGACATTATTTCCTCACCAATGCTTTGATTCAGACTCATTTTAGAAAGTTCTATGTTGTCATTTAATTCAATTAAAGAGAGTTTTGCATTATTCAATTCTACCTTAGTCTTTAATAACTCATTTTTAGTAACAATTCCGGTTTTGTACCTGTTGTTAACCTCCTTTAATACATCTGTTAAAAGCTCTATTGATTTCTCGATTACCATTTTTTGTTCCTGTAAAGAAACTAGTCCCCAATACTTGGTTTCAATATCTAGAAATAAGTCTGACTTTGTTCTGTCAAGATTATCATCGGCCAATTGTACACCAAGTTTTGATAAAGTTTTAACGTGTTGCAATTTACCACCCATATAAATTGGCAGGCTCATCCCTAAGTTAGCAGAATAAGAATTTGTATACGCTAAATCGGTAATACTTCCTGGTGAATAAACACCACTGGGTTGACCATTTATTGTAGGTAACTCATATCCCGGAATTACCATTTGATTGGGATCACTTAAATAAGTATAGTTAGATGTCAAATCAAAAGTAGGCAACATAGCACGTTTGCTTAATTTTAAGGAAGCTTCGCTCGACTTAAAATCAGATACAGCAGATTTAACCGTTTGGTTGTGCTCTAGGGCTTTTTCCTTACAAACTTGTAGTGATAGAACCTCTTGAGCAACAATTTGCTTTGTAACCAGTAATCCTATCGTTAATAGGAAAGCTGTTTTAAATATATTATATCTCATTATTTACTCTTATTTTTCATTTTTCGAATACAAGTCAATAAAAACTCATCCTCTTTCTGGAGAGCGAATTCAAATTTTCTCTGTTTTTTGTGCTCAAAGATTTTAACAGCCTCTATTTCTATGTAATTGAACTTATTATATCGATTCGCAATTAAAAGCACCTTGTTTATCAGCTCTTCTTTATTGAATATCCCATCGATAATATGTTTGTTATACAGTTCATCAGAGAATACCTTATCCGTGTAAAACAGTAATTTTAATGGATTTAAATACATTAAGTGATATTCCGAGAAAACAGCTCCTCCTTTAGGGATATTGAGCATATTGCAATTGTCATTATCCAGATAAAATTCTTGTGATGCAAACCTTAAATCAGCCACCATGCTAAAACAAAATAGCATTGGAGTAATTGGTTTTGAATTGATTGAAATGATAACCTTTTCAAGAGATTTAATTTTTAAAAATACTTGGTTAAAGGAACGAAACACTCGAAGTATTGCACTTTCATAATCACTTTCTTCAAATATTGAATTCCATTTACTTTTAAATTGATCTATGGAATATTCTGGATGCTCATTATTAATAACTAGGGTTTTAATCTCATCTTTAGAATTGATTTCATCAAGAAATTCCAATAATTCATTTTTATGAACGAAAGTCTCCTTTTCTAAAAAAATGGAGTAATCCAACTTAAGCATCATCACCCCTTGGACAAATTCCGTTCTAAAATATTTACTGCTTATATTTTCAATCATGATTATTAGTTTAGTTCTGTTACTTTGATTCGGTAAAAGATGACATAAAGTAGAGGTACTACAATAAGTGTAAGTACTGTAGCGAATAACAATCCAAATATGATTGTTACTGCCATTGATCCATACATTGGATCAGTTACGATAGGCAACATTCCTAAAATGGTGGTTAAAGCAGCAAGAGAAACAGGTCTTAAACGGCTGATGGAGGCATTAACTACTGCAGAAAATGCTTGCATTCCTTCTGTATTCAGATTAATGTTGATTTGGTCCATTAACACAATGGCATTTTTAAGTACCATTCCAATTAGACCCAAAAATCCAACTATTGCCATAAATCCAAATGCATTATCTGTTACAAATAATCCAATTCCAACACCAATAATCGATAATGGAATAATGGCAATAACTACAAGCGATTGTCTTACACTATTGAATAACATGATGATGATAAAGACCATTAACAATAAGGATACAGGCATAAATTTATTCGTTCCTTCCTGCGATTCCATCGATGGTTTTAGCTCACCATCCCACATAAAGGAATATCCTTCAGGTAAGGAAATAGCTTCAATATCCTTTTTCATATAACTTAAAAGGGTGGCTCCGGTAACACTTGGATCTTCAGGATCACACTTAATGGTAATGGCTCTTTGGCGATTGAACCTTTTGATAACGCTGTTTTCCCATTTAAATTCTACATTATCAACTACGTCTTTTAAAGGCACAGAATAAGCTCCTTGTTGCGACCAAACACCCGTATTTTCAATACTTGAAATACTGTTTTGGGCATTTTGATTTACTTTTAGCATTACAGGCATTTGCTCTTCGTTTTCACGATACACACCTATGCCTAAACCTGTACTTGTCAATTGCTGAATTGCATTCCCAAAATCGCTTCTTGAAATGCCTACTCGAGATGCTTTTACTTGCGAATACTGAGGAACCCAGGTTAATACTTTATTTCTCCAATCATCACAAATATCTCCACACAAGGGTTCGTTCTGCATAACGATCTTCGTTTGCTCGGCTAAATCTCTTAATACTGCAGGATCAGGCCCCATAAAACGCGCTTCTACCTTATACTTTATTGGTGGTCCAGCAATGTAATCTTTTACTCTGCATCGAGCTTGCGAATAATTGTCAGCAAAGAACTTCCTTAAACTTGGCTTCATTGCATCGGCTTCCTCAGAGCTATTTGTTTCAATCATCAATTGACCAAAACTAGTGTTGTAACTTTCATTATGTGCTACCAATATATAGCGAGGTGGTGTTTGACTAATGCTACTTACAATATTGATAATTTCAGGATAATTCTTAAATAGTTCCTTTTCAGCTTTTGCTAGATCTTCTTCTACTTTATTAACAGAGCTTCCCTCGGGTAACCAATAGTCAATCTCTACATATGATTTTTCAAGAGGCATAAAGAAAGCTTGTTTCAAATTGCCAAATGCAACCATAGATACAATTAAAAACAAAATTACTGATGCCAAAGAAATCCACCGATAGCGCAAACTCTTAATTAAAAACTCTTTAAATTTGATATACATCCTACTTGCATAAGGATCTTTTATCTCTTTAGGTACTTTTAGAAACCTTTCATTGGTTAATGCTGTTTGTGTCATCGCAAAAAACCAGCTCAATGTCAATGATATTGCCAAGACCAAAAATAAATCTCTACAAATTTCACCTGCCGCATTAGGTGCTAAAAATACTGGTAGAAAAGCTAGGATGGCAATAATCGTTGCACCTAATAATGGAAGAGAGGTAGAGCTTGAAATATTAACAATTGCTTTTCGTCTATTTAAGCCTCTTTGTAAGGAAACTAAAGCACCATCAGTTACCACAATTGCATTGTCAACCAACATTCCCATAGCAATAATAATTGCAGCCAAGGAAGTTCTATGAAGACTGATGTCCATTGCATTCATTACAATCAAGGTTCCCAATATAGAGAAGATAAGACCACTTCCAATTAAGATACCAGACTGAAATCCCATAAATATTAACAGAACGATAACAACAATTCCAACTGACATAATCAAGTTTGCAATAAAATCGTCGTTAGCTACTTCCACCTCATGCGCTTCATTATAAACGGAATTGATTTCTAGACCTAAAGGAAGGTTTGGTTTAATGATATCCAATTTAGCTTTTAAGTTTTCAGCCAAAGAAAGCACATTACCTCCTTTAGTTGTAGAGATAGCCAATCCGATAGCATCATTACCATTTCGTTTCATCAAGCCCACAGCAGGTTCGAGGTATGATTTTTTGATCTCTGCGATGTCTTTCAAATAAAATTGTTCGTCGCGAACCTGTACAATTGTATTTTTGATTTCTTCGAGATTTTTAAAGGCATTGTTTCCCGAAACTCTTACATATCGATCTTGTAATTCAATTTGACCCGCCGCAGCAATACTGGCTTGTGAATTGAACACTTGGGCAATTATACCAGGATTGATTCCCAATTCAGATTTTTTAGCATCATCAATAATTACATCGATGCACTCAATTCGATTACCAAAAAGTGTAATCTTACCCACATGCTTAACAGGCAATAATTCTCTTTTCAGATATTGAGCGTAGTCATTTAGTTCTTCATGAGAAAACCCATCACCAGTAATGGCATAGAACATGCCATATACATCACCAAAATCATCAATAATATTTGGTGTTTTCACATTTGCAGGTAAGTCTGGGGAAGCATCTGTAATTTTTTTTCGAAGAATATCCCAAACCTGAGGCATTTCATCAGAACGAAGCTTTTCCTCAATATCAATATCTACAATAGAGAGTCCGGCGTATGAACTAGAAGAAATTTCTTTTATATTATCCATACTTTGAGCAGCTCGCTCAATTACTTCGGTAACCTCTTGTTCTACCTCATGAGCCGAA contains:
- a CDS encoding NADP-dependent isocitrate dehydrogenase, whose protein sequence is MATTSKIIYTKIDEAPALATYSLLPIIKAFVEASGIEVETKDISLAGRIIANFPENLTEDQKISDYLTELGDLAKTPEANIIKLPNISASIPQLKAAIAELQAKGYNLPNYPEEATTEEDKALQARFAKVLGSAVNPVLREGNSDRRSAASVKKYAQNNPHRMGKWSADSKAHVAHMTGGDFYGSEKSVTMENATDVRIEYVDNAGIVSVLKEKQELLAGEVADTSVMNVKALRAFYAKEIAAAKEEGLLWSLHLKATMMKISDPVMFKHAVEVFYEEAIAKHADTIKELGVNFNNGLGDLYNKIQNLPEAKRTEIEADIMEVYKSRPDMAMVDSDKGITNLHVPNNVIIDASMPVVVRDGGKMWNPAGELQDTKALIPDRSYARMFQVCFDDCKKNGAYDVATMGSVSNVGLMAQKAEEYGSHDKTFMAQGEGVIRVVEFDGTVVMEQAVEEGDIFRMCQVKDAPIQDWVKLAVNRAKATQTPAIFWLDENRAHDAQIIAKVNAYLPNHDTTGLDIRILAPVDAIEFSLERIRKGLDTISVSGNVLRDYLTDLFPIIELGTSSKMLSIVPLMNGGGLFETGAGGSAPKHVQQFEKENHLRWDSLGEFLALGVSFEHLAEYANNKEAKLFAETLDLGVTKFLAERKSPSRKVNELDNRGSHFYLAMYWAEALASQDKDAELKATFTKVAADMKANEVKIIAELNDAQGEPMNIGGYFMPNEELASKAMRPSATLNAIIDAI
- a CDS encoding SRPBCC family protein; the protein is MPRTRVEKSITIAASAEKVKSVITDFNYWKPWSPWFILEPEAKVSISLDGKTHEWEGKRIGSGIIKVIAESDTVINYDLKFLKPWKSQAKTDFILEKIDENSTKLSWTMDSSLPFFMFWMKKMMERLIGMDYDRGLLMLKDYIEKGEIEAKLEFLGESQFEGCQFVGIKNECTIDNIGEVMSEDFKKLTDFAKENEDNVTCDWFSIYHKFDFNKNRVIYTSGVGIKSDPQSIPAGMIKGSLPATKVHTVRHIGPYELSGNGWSAIMAMDRAKEFKQNKKIPPMEFYRNSPMETEPKDLISDICMAIK
- a CDS encoding helix-turn-helix transcriptional regulator: MNRIDRLQAILTQLQTKKVVKAQEIADRFEISLRTVYRDIRALEEGGIPIGAEAGVGYFLDDNYTLPPIMFTTEEASAILMAGKIIPHLSDKNVDHAFQDALYKIKSVMKAEDKELLEKLDHSVKVFTGISEIPQRDSIYLHDIQQALVNKRVLKIAYFAKYNQILSTRDVEPIGLLYYALNWHLIAYCKLRQAYRDFRLDRIRELEISNETYNKKLDKAFDEYLEREKEQHQYFEIEIKISEPLSLEIQESKYWYGFLNEEKKGSKITMKFLNPDLNGFAKWILTMSAKVEIVFPIGLNTILLEMIQNICEKYQKS
- a CDS encoding cation:proton antiporter gives rise to the protein MDPLWLAIAFALGLLVKLVGLPPLIGYLIAGFTLKYFGAESNELIQSISELGITLLLFTIGLKLRIKDLLHREVWGGASIHMLLVTLTLGAILFGLSYTSITIFTNFDWKQALIIGFALSFSSTIYAVKILEDKSELKSAYGVLSIGILIIQDIFAVLYIVIVAGKLPSIYAIGLPVLFVIIRPLLLLILDKIGHGEILVLYGFFLALVVGAEVFKYVGLKADLGALIVGMLISNHKKAKELADSLLNFKDIFLIGFFLSIGLMGLPSFQMLEVAFILALLINLKVILYFFVLTRFRVRARTSLFTSLTLANFSEFGLIVASIAVAKNHIPSDWLVTIAIAVAITFIISTPLNSQAHKIYHWVKDYLRKFETKKRLIYDKTFDIGNAEILVFGMGKLGLSVYNQLNQIHGRKVLGLDYNYDVVQRLKKEGKLVQQDDAADSEFWESIFETSNHCNVRLIMLCMNDHKSNVFAIQRLKSTTYEGSIAAIARFEDERKQLEKMDVDAVYDIYSEAGYGFANHVCSYMDIGCEIKKPI
- a CDS encoding TolC family protein; its protein translation is MRYNIFKTAFLLTIGLLVTKQIVAQEVLSLQVCKEKALEHNQTVKSAVSDFKSSEASLKLSKRAMLPTFDLTSNYTYLSDPNQMVIPGYELPTINGQPSGVYSPGSITDLAYTNSYSANLGMSLPIYMGGKLQHVKTLSKLGVQLADDNLDRTKSDLFLDIETKYWGLVSLQEQKMVIEKSIELLTDVLKEVNNRYKTGIVTKNELLKTKVELNNAKLSLIELNDNIELSKMSLNQSIGEEIMSTLQIQDSIIIIPNHLSDISFDEKQLLGRSEVKMLNTQLEMSKTQKKLVSADYLPQLVSFANYVSQNPDHYGKQKNDFTFNAGVSLSIPVFHWGEKKLKKHIEQRNIEKAEYELDQSTELMTLEIHQAIFKLKESLIKLDFTETSLEQANENLKLERNRLKQGVSTTRELLNAQLQWQQSHANFINAKTKVKTSIAKYYKSIGQLNS
- a CDS encoding efflux RND transporter permease subunit; amino-acid sequence: MSLTEYSLKNKIVIYFLLLIVMVGGISSYFSMGKLEDSLFTIKTALVITQYPGASAHEVEQEVTEVIERAAQSMDNIKEISSSSYAGLSIVDIDIEEKLRSDEMPQVWDILRKKITDASPDLPANVKTPNIIDDFGDVYGMFYAITGDGFSHEELNDYAQYLKRELLPVKHVGKITLFGNRIECIDVIIDDAKKSELGINPGIIAQVFNSQASIAAAGQIELQDRYVRVSGNNAFKNLEEIKNTIVQVRDEQFYLKDIAEIKKSYLEPAVGLMKRNGNDAIGLAISTTKGGNVLSLAENLKAKLDIIKPNLPLGLEINSVYNEAHEVEVANDDFIANLIMSVGIVVIVLLIFMGFQSGILIGSGLIFSILGTLIVMNAMDISLHRTSLAAIIIAMGMLVDNAIVVTDGALVSLQRGLNRRKAIVNISSSTSLPLLGATIIAILAFLPVFLAPNAAGEICRDLFLVLAISLTLSWFFAMTQTALTNERFLKVPKEIKDPYASRMYIKFKEFLIKSLRYRWISLASVILFLIVSMVAFGNLKQAFFMPLEKSYVEIDYWLPEGSSVNKVEEDLAKAEKELFKNYPEIINIVSSISQTPPRYILVAHNESYNTSFGQLMIETNSSEEADAMKPSLRKFFADNYSQARCRVKDYIAGPPIKYKVEARFMGPDPAVLRDLAEQTKIVMQNEPLCGDICDDWRNKVLTWVPQYSQVKASRVGISRSDFGNAIQQLTSTGLGIGVYRENEEQMPVMLKVNQNAQNSISSIENTGVWSQQGAYSVPLKDVVDNVEFKWENSVIKRFNRQRAITIKCDPEDPSVTGATLLSYMKKDIEAISLPEGYSFMWDGELKPSMESQEGTNKFMPVSLLLMVFIIIMLFNSVRQSLVVIAIIPLSIIGVGIGLFVTDNAFGFMAIVGFLGLIGMVLKNAIVLMDQININLNTEGMQAFSAVVNASISRLRPVSLAALTTILGMLPIVTDPMYGSMAVTIIFGLLFATVLTLIVVPLLYVIFYRIKVTELN